A genome region from Paradevosia shaoguanensis includes the following:
- a CDS encoding ferritin-like domain-containing protein has protein sequence MPEARTLDDLFLDTVKDIYYAERQITKALPKMAKAAHSPELRAGFEKHLAQTEGHIDRLEQVFELLGKAPRGKTCDAILGIIEEGKSIMDEFKDSPALDAGLISAAQAVEHYEITRYGTLKAWAADLGMPEAEKLFDATLREEVATDQELTKVAEGISNKEAA, from the coding sequence ATGCCAGAGGCAAGAACGCTGGACGATCTGTTTCTCGATACCGTCAAGGACATCTATTACGCTGAGCGCCAGATCACGAAGGCGCTTCCGAAGATGGCGAAGGCGGCCCATTCACCGGAACTGCGTGCAGGGTTCGAGAAGCACCTGGCGCAGACCGAGGGACATATTGACCGGCTTGAGCAAGTGTTCGAATTGCTCGGGAAGGCACCACGCGGCAAAACCTGCGATGCGATCCTGGGGATCATCGAGGAAGGAAAGAGCATCATGGACGAATTCAAGGACTCTCCGGCTCTAGATGCCGGCCTGATCTCGGCCGCGCAGGCTGTCGAACACTATGAGATCACCCGCTACGGCACATTGAAAGCCTGGGCGGCCGACCTCGGAATGCCGGAAGCCGAAAAGCTCTTCGATGCCACGCTGCGGGAAGAAGTCGCCACCGACCAGGAACTGACCAAGGTGGCCGAAGGGATTTCCAACAAGGAAGCCGCCTAG
- a CDS encoding DUF4142 domain-containing protein yields MKRYMLVAALAALSVSPAIAQNNAVPAAAQTEAAAVTSAQQFTDIAAVSNLFEIESSKIALQKATSPQVKEFAQRMIDDHTKAGDELKAAADAQSIKVPTDLDDKHKQMLDQLNAASGADFDAAYIQMQTDAHHEAVALFDQFSKGGEAGQVKDFAAKTLATLQEHEKAVEALSQTAQAGGAAEGDNPAQNTTLTAPVDQNAMATSPAANAPAAAPPAPAAAQNAAPGAAPADQNAAAPALGAIDVKTLTPVDVGGIKGDDLKGVEVLDPNGNKIASISDFVLTQEGSLDAVIVDFGGFLGIGTKPVAVAFDGLNFVSDQDGKRYLMAAITKEQLDAQPPYNKDDYASNRDAQRLVLSK; encoded by the coding sequence ATGAAACGCTATATGCTCGTAGCGGCGCTGGCCGCTTTGTCCGTATCTCCTGCAATCGCCCAAAACAATGCAGTTCCAGCGGCTGCGCAGACAGAAGCTGCCGCGGTGACATCGGCGCAGCAATTCACGGATATTGCCGCTGTCTCCAATCTCTTCGAGATCGAGAGCAGCAAGATTGCTTTGCAGAAGGCTACATCTCCCCAAGTCAAGGAATTCGCCCAGCGGATGATCGATGACCACACGAAGGCAGGGGATGAACTCAAGGCCGCCGCTGATGCCCAGAGCATCAAAGTGCCGACCGACCTCGACGATAAGCACAAGCAGATGCTTGATCAGTTGAACGCAGCGTCCGGCGCGGATTTTGATGCGGCCTATATTCAGATGCAGACCGACGCCCATCACGAGGCGGTGGCGCTTTTCGACCAATTCTCAAAGGGCGGCGAGGCCGGCCAGGTGAAGGATTTTGCGGCAAAGACCCTGGCCACACTGCAGGAGCACGAAAAGGCCGTTGAAGCCTTATCGCAAACTGCGCAGGCCGGCGGTGCCGCGGAAGGGGACAATCCTGCGCAGAACACGACGCTGACCGCCCCCGTGGATCAGAATGCGATGGCCACTAGTCCCGCAGCCAACGCGCCGGCAGCTGCCCCCCCGGCTCCCGCCGCCGCACAGAACGCGGCCCCTGGAGCGGCGCCGGCGGACCAGAATGCCGCCGCCCCTGCCCTTGGAGCCATCGACGTAAAGACCCTGACGCCAGTCGACGTTGGCGGCATCAAGGGCGACGACCTCAAGGGCGTCGAGGTGCTCGACCCGAATGGCAACAAGATTGCCTCAATCAGCGACTTCGTCCTGACTCAGGAGGGTTCACTGGATGCCGTGATCGTCGATTTCGGTGGCTTTCTCGGTATCGGCACGAAGCCTGTCGCCGTAGCCTTCGATGGCCTGAACTTCGTGAGCGATCAGGACGGGAAACGTTATCTTATGGCAGCGATCACGAAGGAGCAGTTAGACGCCCAACCGCCTTACAATAAGGACGACTATGCCAGCAATCGGGACGCGCAGCGTCTGGTTCTGAGCAAGTAA
- a CDS encoding type IV toxin-antitoxin system AbiEi family antitoxin domain-containing protein, translating into MNEQLPDKLLRLLSVGRLTFSKDEVPSLLGMSPSAFEDASLRAINRGRLLRPRRGFYVIVPPQEMAYGAPPATQVIDDLMAHEGAPYYVGLLKAAELHGAAHQAVMTFQVVSSKRMPSIPYGRGVIDFFYNGVMPPDELIERKQTEAGFFNMSSAALTAADLLRYPRASGSIDAAASVIGDLAEQIEGSAIIGLRGVIPTPTLQRLGYILEQVGAAELANEVDKVIAGDSRRVELDTFVATPQGGSEALDDRWKVVVRRPLELDDDSQEFSGIRYEQHVGIACRR; encoded by the coding sequence ATGAACGAGCAACTACCAGATAAGCTGCTGCGCCTCCTTTCCGTCGGGCGCTTGACGTTCTCGAAGGACGAGGTTCCTTCCCTGCTGGGGATGAGCCCTTCCGCCTTCGAGGATGCGTCGCTCCGTGCCATTAACAGGGGGCGCCTGCTTCGCCCCCGGCGAGGATTCTACGTCATCGTTCCCCCGCAGGAAATGGCCTACGGAGCGCCACCGGCAACGCAGGTGATAGATGACCTCATGGCGCACGAGGGCGCCCCGTACTATGTGGGTCTGCTGAAAGCGGCCGAGCTGCACGGCGCCGCCCATCAAGCGGTGATGACTTTCCAGGTCGTTTCGTCAAAGCGGATGCCGTCCATTCCCTATGGTCGCGGGGTTATCGACTTCTTCTACAATGGCGTCATGCCGCCGGACGAGTTGATCGAGCGCAAACAAACGGAGGCCGGCTTCTTCAATATGTCTTCTGCGGCGCTGACGGCGGCAGACCTGCTGCGCTACCCACGGGCGTCGGGGTCTATAGACGCCGCGGCCTCGGTGATCGGAGACCTGGCGGAGCAGATCGAGGGCTCGGCGATCATCGGCCTGAGGGGTGTCATTCCCACGCCGACGCTTCAGAGGCTGGGGTATATCCTCGAACAAGTGGGTGCTGCCGAGTTGGCGAATGAGGTCGATAAGGTCATCGCCGGCGATAGCCGTCGCGTCGAGCTGGATACTTTCGTCGCTACCCCTCAGGGTGGCTCTGAGGCGCTGGACGACCGATGGAAGGTCGTCGTTCGCCGACCTTTGGAGCTAGACGATGATTCCCAGGAATTTTCCGGCATTAGGTATGAACAACACGTAGGCATTGCCTGCCGTCGTTAG
- a CDS encoding CopG family ribbon-helix-helix protein — translation MAGQELSDPITLRFPLDVLAAIEMIAETSDRTRSWVMVRALRLYLAGEGAEILNVADGLRQLDNGESEDMDDVIAHADQIVRGNSA, via the coding sequence ATGGCGGGACAAGAGCTGTCCGATCCCATCACGCTTCGGTTTCCGCTGGATGTTCTGGCCGCGATCGAAATGATTGCTGAAACTTCGGATCGCACGCGAAGCTGGGTGATGGTCCGAGCTCTGCGTCTTTATCTGGCGGGCGAAGGGGCGGAGATTCTGAACGTCGCTGATGGCCTGAGGCAGCTCGACAACGGCGAGTCCGAGGATATGGACGACGTTATTGCCCACGCAGATCAGATCGTACGCGGAAATTCCGCTTGA
- a CDS encoding PRC-barrel domain-containing protein, with protein MDHTNHIRLSTIELTPAVLEGAIIYGADDEKVGKVDHIHGGNVGGMAVIDVGGFLGIGAKPVAVPLNELEFMRDEDGDVHALTSWTKDELKAMPEHHD; from the coding sequence ATGGATCACACGAACCACATTCGCCTTTCCACTATTGAACTCACCCCTGCGGTTTTGGAAGGCGCTATCATTTACGGTGCCGATGACGAAAAGGTCGGCAAGGTCGATCACATCCATGGCGGCAACGTCGGCGGCATGGCGGTAATCGATGTTGGGGGATTTCTTGGTATCGGAGCAAAGCCCGTTGCCGTCCCGCTTAACGAACTCGAGTTCATGCGCGATGAAGACGGCGACGTTCACGCCCTGACGTCGTGGACGAAGGACGAACTGAAAGCTATGCCCGAGCATCACGACTAG
- a CDS encoding SDR family oxidoreductase, whose product MADRMTMQDPREQYPKPPFPSQPQPAPGIVGRMEPAPDHGENSYVGAGRLKGRRALITGGDSGIGRAVAIAYAREGADVAIGYLSEEERDAQEVLALIEAEGRKAVGLPGDVKDEAWSRAMVDRAAELLEGLDILVVNAARQQFRKSIAELTTSDFDATFKTNIYALHWICQAAARHLPPGAAVITTASIQAYEPSPILLDYATTKAAIVAYTKALSKQLIDKGVRANVVAPGPFWTVLQPSGGQPDNKVREFGKDSDFGRPGQPVEIAPIYVLLASQEASFINGEVYGVTGGKGIA is encoded by the coding sequence ATGGCTGATAGAATGACGATGCAGGATCCCCGAGAGCAATATCCGAAACCTCCGTTTCCCAGCCAACCCCAGCCGGCGCCGGGTATCGTCGGGAGGATGGAGCCAGCACCTGATCATGGCGAAAATAGCTATGTCGGTGCCGGAAGGCTGAAGGGTAGACGCGCTCTGATTACGGGAGGCGACTCCGGCATCGGGCGAGCGGTCGCCATTGCCTACGCACGCGAAGGGGCTGACGTGGCAATTGGATACCTTTCAGAAGAAGAGAGGGACGCCCAAGAGGTCCTTGCGCTTATCGAGGCTGAAGGCCGCAAGGCGGTTGGCTTGCCCGGTGATGTCAAGGATGAAGCATGGAGCCGAGCGATGGTGGATCGCGCCGCCGAGCTATTGGAGGGCCTGGACATACTGGTTGTCAATGCGGCGCGGCAGCAATTTCGAAAATCCATCGCCGAGCTGACCACCAGCGATTTCGACGCTACCTTCAAGACCAATATCTATGCGCTTCACTGGATTTGCCAAGCGGCCGCTCGGCACTTGCCGCCCGGAGCGGCCGTCATAACCACTGCATCCATCCAAGCCTATGAGCCTTCGCCCATCCTGCTTGACTATGCCACGACGAAGGCTGCCATCGTGGCCTATACCAAGGCATTGTCCAAGCAGCTGATTGACAAGGGCGTCCGCGCCAACGTTGTCGCCCCAGGCCCGTTCTGGACAGTGCTGCAGCCCAGCGGAGGGCAACCAGACAACAAGGTTCGAGAGTTCGGAAAAGACAGTGATTTCGGCCGTCCGGGGCAACCAGTGGAAATCGCCCCAATCTATGTCTTGCTCGCCAGCCAAGAGGCCAGCTTCATCAATGGAGAAGTGTACGGCGTTACCGGTGGCAAGGGGATTGCTTAA